The following nucleotide sequence is from Cellvibrio sp. PSBB006.
GGGTAAGCAACAGCATGATGAGCGCTACAGAAGTTTTCAGCATTGATATTTTACTGAGGAAAAATGTCGTTATCATGGGATACATCGCACGCTAGACGCTTCGCTTAAAAAGCGTCGGGCTCAGCGGCCATGCCGCTGCCCGACTACCCTCCGAATTCTTATTACAATTGCCAGCGAAGCGCGTAAGTAATTGGGTTATCCGTTCGATGAAGTTTTGCGGGCAAGGTTCAGTAAAAACTACTCAGCTTGCAGCATAAATGTGACCGGCCCGTCATTTAGTAAACTGACTTGCATGTCAGCCGCGAAGATACCGGTGGCAACCTGCAAGTGGCGTTCACGCAGGCGCGCAACGAAATAATCGTACAGTTGCTCCGCTTGCGCCGGTGGTGCCGCCGATGAAAAACTCGGGCGCAGCCCCTTGCGCGTATCCGCTGCCAGGGTGAACTGCGAGACAACAAGAACACCACCATTGATCTGCTGCACATTGCAGTTCATCTTGTTGTCCTGGTCCGCAAAGATGCGATAGGCCAACACCTTGTCAAGCAACTTATCCGCACTCGCTTCGGTATCGGTCTTTTCCACCCCCAGCAGCAACAAAATACCCTGCTCTATCGCACCGACAATTTTCCCATCGACTTCTACCGCCCCGCGCTTGACCCGCTGAATCAAACCTAACATAACTACCCTTTTTGCTGCCGATTATGACTGACTGGCCTGCTTGCGAAACTCGCTCGGCGTCATGCCCACTTTTTTCTTGAACAGTGCGTTGAAGGTTGCCTTGCTGTTAAAACCCATTTCGTACATCAGGTCGATCATGTTTTTATCGGCTGACTGCGGATCGGCTAACAAACGCTTGGCTTCCTCGACGCGGTAATGGTTAACAAATTCAAAAAAATTACAGTTGAAATGGCGGTTGATGATATTGG
It contains:
- the dtd gene encoding D-aminoacyl-tRNA deacylase, which translates into the protein MLGLIQRVKRGAVEVDGKIVGAIEQGILLLLGVEKTDTEASADKLLDKVLAYRIFADQDNKMNCNVQQINGGVLVVSQFTLAADTRKGLRPSFSSAAPPAQAEQLYDYFVARLRERHLQVATGIFAADMQVSLLNDGPVTFMLQAE